The following proteins are co-located in the Telopea speciosissima isolate NSW1024214 ecotype Mountain lineage chromosome 9, Tspe_v1, whole genome shotgun sequence genome:
- the LOC122640721 gene encoding sodium/calcium exchanger NCL2-like — MAKAKMFYCVVVCLILLVVLFVGEGQSRVLIHNISSSSDDQLVSNGIDDHQSHPSPSLLLKKSHYYSSDDQPSCERLFSFLPCTDTVETGLFLVALYGYMLFMGECHVTSGRESLYKIIGNGWYGSSLFHIFGVLPEATVILFSGLFKSKEEAQERVFTGVGLLAGSTITLLTLIWGTCILVARNDKTSSSSSNESEVSSSQDLQNTRSIRSFLTSSRVTTDKETSKLAAIMVLSMVPFIIVQLPQIFKSICSDHTVILIALITSIVLLLSYFIYQEITPWIQMRKLEYVKQMYLLIDILKHIQNNALGNLLTSNGAPNVSAIRRLIRAIDQDNDEAISITEFQEVLKGLKIGDMDTKKAIEKLMKEFDADGDNKIDETEFINGLKKMMETAKNMVSDKYSAPEDLQDDKAYQEIWQEVETDELMEKNHTWTLMKAVLELLVGMIILALLSEPLVDAVQGFSTAAKIPPFFVAFVVVPLATNSREALSAISTASRKTPRTCSLTLSEIYSDIFMNNLIGLSVFLTIVYARGLTWNFSAEVLVVFIVCMVMGLLASFRHTFPVWTSIVAYLLYPFSLVLVYVLNYKLHWS, encoded by the exons ATGGCAAAGGCCAAAATGTTCTATTGTGTTGTTGTCTGTCTTATTTTACTAGTAGTACTGTTTGTGGGAGAGGGACAAAGCCGCGTTCTTATACATAACATTAGTTCCTCATCAGATGATCAACTAGTTTCCAATGGCATTGATGATCATCAATCTCATCCTTCTCCTTCCCTACTTCTTAAGAAGAGCCATTATTATTCTTCTGATGATCAACCCTCCTGTGAGCGCTTATTCAGCTTCCTTCCCTGCACTGATACCGTTGAAACCGGCTTGTTCCTTGTTGCACTCTATGGATACATGCTATTCATGGGTGAGTGTCATGTCACTAGTGGCAGAGAATCACTATACAAGATCATTGGCAATGGTTGGTATGGTTCTAGCCTCTTCCACATTTTTGGTGTTCTACCTGAGGCCACTGTCATTCTTT TCTCTGGGCTTTTTAAGAGTAAAGAGGAGGCTCAAGAACGGGTATTCACCGGAGTGGGATTGCTGGCTGGTTCAACGATCACCCTTTTGACTTTAATATGGGGAACTTGCATTCTTGTGGCCAGGAATGATAaaacttcctcttcctcttctaatGAATCAGAAGTTTCATCTTCTCAAGACTTGCAGAATACAAGATCTATAAGATCCTTTTTGACTA GTTCTAGGGTTACTACTGATAAGGAAACAAGTAAACTAGCAGCAATCATGGTTCTATCTATGGTCCCATTCATTATTGTGCAACTACCACAAATTTTCAAGTCTATTTGCTCTGATCATACTGTGATCTTGATTGCTCTTATTACTAGCATTGTCTTGCTTCTTTCCTACTTCATCTATCAG GAAATCACACCCTGGATTCAAATGAGGAAACTAGAATATGTGAAGCAAATGTATTTACTGATCGATATTTTGAAGCATATACAAAATAATGCCCTAGGAAATCTCCTCACCAGTAATGGTGCACCTAATGTATCTGCTATAAGACG GCTAATTCGGGCAATCGACCAAGATAACGACGAGGCAATATCAATCACCGAATTTCAAGAAGTACTCAAAGGACTTAAGATTGGAGATATGGACACTAAGAAAGCAATAGAGAAACTAATGAAGGaatttgatgcagatggtgatAATAAGATTGATGAAACAGAGTTCATAAATGGACTCAAGAAAATGATGGAAACTGCAAAGAATATGGTTTCAGATAAGTACTCTGCCCCAGAAGATCTTCAAGATGACAAGGCTTACCAG GAAATTTGGCAAGAAGTTGAAACTGATGAGTTAATGGAAAAGAACCATACATGGACTTTGATGAAAGCTGTATTAGAATTGTTGGTTGGAATGATCATCTTAGCTTTGCTTTCAGAACCTCTTGTGGATGCTGTTCAAGGCTTCTCAACTGCTGCaaaaatccctcctttttttgttGCATTTGTAGTAGTCCCCTTGGCTACTAACTCAAGAGAGGCACTATCAGCAATTAGCACTGCTAGCCGAAAGACTCCGAGAACTTGTTCTTTAACTTTATCTGAG ATTTACAGTGATATCTTCATGAACAATCTCATAGGCTTATCTGTGTTTTTAACGATTGTTTATGCTCGGGGCTTGACATGGAACTTCTCAGCTGAAGTGCTAGTTGTTTTCATTGTTTGCATGGTGATGGGTCTTCTTGCAAGCTTCCGGCACACCTTCCCTGTTTGGACATCTATTGTGGCTTATCTTCTCTACCCTTTCTCTTTGGTACTAGTTTATGTCCTAAATTATAAGTTGCACTGGTCTTAA